Proteins from a genomic interval of Syngnathus typhle isolate RoL2023-S1 ecotype Sweden linkage group LG15, RoL_Styp_1.0, whole genome shotgun sequence:
- the wscd1b gene encoding sialate:O-sulfotransferase 1, with translation MAVLLSRLHCPLKQAQMLLLCLGIAYLMAGSVLLMHRSNVRVGQPTSLLALPPSLSLVAPPTTLQTAGLGLRIRSRWATVQFASGKVGRHWPSPSPGVQHLHRHWFHAILPESSENAAPVRKKLSHKGTYIGCFSHNTSERALGGILLYDLRKMTSSLCHDTCSESGYQFAGLEYGAECHCGNKINSPQVAEEDCNLACRGERSSPCGGVGRLSIYKVQEQMPGHRKFKNAHHRGCFKLVNATINNFPIHSFQTNLTTQSCIETCTDKELPLAVFKHPHCFCTWTSSLFNLDQQFAKNRCMENTSLSAISNATATTLIMQDYYQVYHTPVLDSRCKERMFLPKRSSSLVALSSFPGAGNTWVRHLIELMTGYYTGSFYFDGTLYSRGFKGEKDFWRSGRSICVKTHESGKKEIEMFDSAILLIRNPYRSLMAEFNRKCAGHLGHASDEQWKSKEWPEFVSSYAPWWASHALSWLKFGRHLHVVHYEELQTALLPQLRLIMAFLNVTATDERLICAQSNQDGYFKRARQLTFDPFTPDMRRMIDAFIRTVDEALQSRNFSGLPREYLPR, from the exons ATGGCGGTGCTGCTCTCCAGACTGCACTGCCCCTTGAAGCAGGCTCAGATGTTACTGCTCTGCCTGGGAATCGCCTATCTCATGGCAGGCAGCGTTCTGCTCATGCACCGCTCCAACGTTCGAGTGGGCCAGCCAACAAGCCTCCTGGCGCTTCCTCCCTCGCTGTCGCTGGTGGCACCTCCGACCACCCTCCAGACTGCAGGCTTGGGCCTGAGGATACGCTCCAGATGGGCTACGGTACAGTTTGCATCTGGCAAGGTGGGACGCCACTGGCCTTCTCCAAGCCCGGGAGTCCAACACCTGCATCGCCACTGGTTTCACGCTATATTGCCAGAGAGCTCGGAGAACGCGGCTCCTGTCCGAAAGAAGCTCAGCCATAAAG GGACCTACATTGGTTGCTTCTCGCACAACACCAGCGAGCGTGCCCTTGGAGGAATTCTGCTTTATGACCTGCGGAAAATGACCAGCTCTCTGTGTCATGACACCTGCTCAGAAAG TGGGTACCAGTTTGCAGGATTGGAGTACGGCGCCGAATGTCACTGTGGCAACAAAATCAATAGCCCGCAGGTTGCCGAGGAGGATTGTAATCTGGCGTGTCGGGGTGAAAGGAGCTCTCCTTGTGGCGGAGTGGGGCGTCTCTCCATTTACAAAGTGCAGGAGCAGATGCCTGGTCACAGAAAAT TCAAGAACGCTCACCACCGAGGCTGCTTCAAATTGGTGAATGCCACTATCAACAACTTCCCTATCCACTCATTTCAAACCAATCTAACCACTCAGTCCTGCATCGAGACGTGCACCGACAAG GAGCTCCCGCTTGCTGTGTTCAAGCATCCCCATTGTTTCTGTACTTGGACGTCGTCTCTCTTCAACTTGGACCAGCAATTTGCTAAAAATCGATGCATGGAGAACACTAGCCTGAGCGCCATTAGTAACGCCACGGCAACAACGCTCATTATGCAGGACTACTATCAGGTCTATCATACACCTGTCCTTG ACTCCAGGTGCAAGGAAAGGATGTTTCTACCTAAGAGATCCAGCTCACTTGTGGCTCTCTCCAGTTTCCCCGGTGCCGGCAACACTTGGGTCCGACACCTGATTGAGCTGATGACGGGCTACTACACGGGCAGCTTCTATTTTGACGGCACCTTGTATAGCAGAG GTTTCAAAGGAGAGAAAGACTTCTGGCGGAGCGGTCGCAGCATTTGCGTGAAGACTCACGAGAGTGGAAAGAAAGAGATTGAAATGTTCGACTCGGCCATCCTGCTGATTCGAAATCCTTATCGGTCTCTGATGGCTGAATTCAACCGCAAATGCGCTGGACATTTAGGACATGCGTCCGATGAGCAATGGAAAAGCAAAG AATGGCCCGAATTCGTCTCCAGTTACGCCCCCTGGTGGGCATCCCACGCATTGAGTTGGTTGAAGTTTGGACGTCACCTACACGTGGTACACTACGAGGAGTTACAAACGGCTCTTCTCCCTCAGCTCCGGCTCATCATGGCTTTCCTGAACGTCACCGCCACTGACGAGCGGCTTATCTGCGCTCAGAGTAACCAAGATGGCTACTTTAAACGGGCCCGGCAGTTAACCTTTGACCCGTTTACACCCGACATGAGGCGAATGATTGACGCCTTCATTCGTACTGTCGACGAGGCACTACAGAGCAGGAACTTCAGCGGACTTCCGAGAGAATATTTACCCAGATGA
- the bhlha9 gene encoding LOW QUALITY PROTEIN: class A basic helix-loop-helix protein 9 (The sequence of the model RefSeq protein was modified relative to this genomic sequence to represent the inferred CDS: deleted 1 base in 1 codon) — protein MSCSSIAESEFSEDELDLGALGQGEDRASPKTPFGDSESSTSSPGDPEEGQSKKRLRPVRSKARRVAANVRERKRIMDYNQAFNALRVALNHDLSGKRLSKIATLQRAINRISALSVFLSTNPPSKPCAHGECDRSAAAMTASRLDAIPHLEHQSYAPWHASISQQTQPREGRYVANAASSCPPSPHYPCYPPEGQLYGGHCGGQPPSPLPGMWGSCTQACVDTFVEPSPHWDVPGR, from the exons ATGAGCTGCAGCAGCATCGCAGAGTCGGAGTTTTCCGAGGACGAATTGGACCTCGGCGCTCTTGGCCAAGGCGAGGACCGAGCAAGTCCGAAGACGCCGTTTGGAGACAGCGAGAGCTCAACCAGCAGCCCCGGTGACCCGGAGGAAGGCCAGAGCAAAAAGCGCTTGAGGCCAGTCCGCTCCAAAGCTCGACGGGTGGCGGCCAACGTCCGTGAGAGAAAACGCATCATGGACTACAACCAGGCCTTCAATGCTCTTCGCGTGGCTTTGAATCACGACCTGAGCGGCAAACGACTCTCAAAGATCGCCACGCTGCAAAGGGCCATCAATCGTATCTCTGCTCTCTCCGTATTCCTGAGCACAAACCCTCCGAGCAAGCCTTGCGCCCACGGGGAGTGCGACCGCTCAGCGGCGGCCATGACGGCATCTCGACTTGATGCCATCCCTCATCTGGAGCATCAGAGCTACGCTCCGTGGCACGCGTCCATCTCCCAGCAGACGCAGCCCCGAGAGGGCCGTTACGTGGCGAACGCTGCGTCCTCATGTCCCCCTTCACCGCACTACCCTTGTTATCCGCCGGAGGGCCAGCTCTACGGCGGCCATTGTGGCGGCCAGCCGCCCAGCCCTCTGCCCGGAATGTGGGGCTCCTGCACCCAAGCGTGCGTTGACACTTTTGTGGAGCCTTCTCCA CATTGGGACGTCCCTGGCAGATGA